One Patescibacteria group bacterium genomic window, TTTGTTGTAGCTTCTCCTTGAATATTTGCATCAAAAGCAATAATTATTTCTTTTGTATTTTCGGTTTTTACCCTGTTTAATAATTCTCTTATATATAATTTATCCGGAGTAATTCCTGAAATAGGATCAATGAGTCCGCCAAGTATGTGATATAGGCCATTGAATTTTTTTGTATTTTCTATTGTTTCTAAATCTTGTACACTAGAGACAATGCATAATGTAGTTTTGTCTCTATTTGAATCAGCACAAATACTGCATGGATTTGTGTCAGAAAATTTGTGACATAATTGACATACTTTCAAATTTTTTAAATCTTCAAGGGAGTTTGTAAATTCTTCAATTTTTGCTTTTGGTTTTGAAGCAAGAAACAAAGCAAGTCGCTCGGCCGTTTTTGGACCTATTCCTGGAAGAGTAGTAAATTGGTTTATTAGATTTTGTAAATGTTTGGAATACATTATAATTAATTTTGAATGATTAATGATGAATGATGAATAAATTTAGGAATTTTTTAATTTTGAATTATTTCTTAATGAAGATAGTATTTTTCCAAATATTAAAGTTAATTCCTCTGCTTCTCTTTGTGTATTTTGAATTATTGAATTTTCTGTTAAATTATTATCTTTTATTATTTTTAGCCAATATTTTGTTTCACAAATTTCCTTTTTACAAATATAAATTTTGTTTTTAAAATCATTTTTTGAGCATGCATTATTGGCTTCAGCATAATTTGCACCTACACTTGTTCCAGATTTTATTAATTGAGTAATTATTGGTTTGTTTATAACATCTTGAGTAATAGATTTATAAAGTTCTATTACTAAATTCGAAAATTTAGTAGTTCTAACTTCCAGATTATAGTCTGGATTTTTTAAATCGCTTTTCATTTTCTTAATTTAATAATTAAATAATTTATTCAAAATTTTAAATTCATAATTAGAAATTAAGATCTGGCATTTTTATTTCACCTGACTTAAATTTGTCTGACATAATTTTTTGAATTTTCAAGATTGCGTCATTGAACAAATTTGGAATAATATTTTCCAATTCTTTGTTAGAAATTCCATCTGGAATATTTATAGATTGAACTTTTTGATTGCCGTCCATTTTTAATACAACACCACTTCTACTAACTTCTACAAGTTCTTGAGAAAGAGAACTTTGCATTTGTTTTGCCTGTTGTTTTAAATCTTTTATTTGATTTAGTTTTGAAAATACGCTCATATATTTTTTTGTTTTATTAATTATTGTTTATTTATAGATGTCACCTCGAGCGTAGTCGAGAGGTCTCGAAGTTAAATTTTATTATAAATAATTGCGAGATTTCTCCACTTTGTCCCGCTCAGCGGGACTACGGTCGAAATGACTTCTGATTTTAAAATTTTAATATTCTTGTGATGGAGGAGGAACACTACTACCTTTTTCTAAGCTTTTGAAACTTACAGTTTCTTGATCAAAAAACAATCTTACCATTCCAGTGGGTCCATTTCTATGTTTTGCTATATGAATTTCTGCTGTACATTTTTCTTCAGGTGTAAGATCTTCGAATCTGTAACTTCTATCAGCGGCTTTTCTGTAAATAAACATTACTACGTCAGCATCTTGTTCAATAGAACCAGATTCTCTTAAGTGAGCTAATTTTGGTATAGCTGGTTTGAATTGTTCTACTGCTCTAGATAATTGTGATAATGCTATGATAGGAATGTTTAGTTCTCTTGCAATAGTTTTTAGACCTCTTGTGATTTCTGCAACTTCTTGAACACGAGATTCTGCATTTGCTTTGCTTTCCATAAGTTGTAAATAGTCAACTATAAGGAGAGAAAGATTGTGTTCCAATTTTAATCTTCTAGCCTTTGTTCTTATCTGCATTATATTCAAACTTCCAGAATCATCTATAAATATTTTACTTTCAGCAAGTGTGCCCATTGCATTTCCTATTCTTGGAAAATCGTCATGTTCATCCCTGTCAGACAATCTTCCTGTTCTCATTTTCCATAGAGATACTCCCGCTTCAGCACATAATATTCTGTCTACAAGTTCTTCTTTGCTCATTTCAAGAGAAAACAATCCCACACACTCTTTATTTTTTGTAGCAACGTGTCTTGCTATATCAAGAGCAAAACTAGTTTTTCCAACACTAGGACGAGCAGCTATAATAATAAGATTTGATTTTTGAAATCCAGCAAGTAAATTATCTAGATCCACATAGCCAGTAGGAATACCTCGAAGCTTGCCTTTGTTTTTGTGAAGCTCATCTATTCTATCAAAAGTGTCATGAAGTACGCTTGAAATTGCAATAAAATTTTGTTTTAAAAATTTTTGTGAAATACCAAAAAGTTTTTGTTCTGATTCATCTAGTACATTGTCTACGTTTTCTGTCTCGTTGTAGGCAAGGGACGTAATTTCAGAAGATGCTTTTATAAGTCTTCTAAGTGTTGCTTTTTTTTGTACTATTTCTGCATAGTATTTTACATTGCTTGCTGTGACAACTGAATTTGAAAGACTTGCAAGATAAGTTTTTCCACCAATATTTTCAAGCTCATTTTCTTCTGTCAAAATATTACTAACAGAAAGTAAGTCTATTGGCTCTCTTTTATCATATAAACTTATACATGCTTTGAATATAATTCTATGAGCTGTTTTATAAAAATCATCTTCATTTATAGAGTCAGCGATTTTATTTATAGCCTCTGGATCTATAAGAACAGAGCCTAATACATTTGCTTCAGCTTCTAAATTATGAGGTGGTATTTTATCTTTTGTGTCTGTATTAAAATTATTCATTTTTTTTCTTTTAATAGTGTTTATATTTTATCAGAAATAGGGTTTTGAGCAAGTTATTTAGTACACAATTTATACCCTGTTTTTAGGTGAAAGTATTACTTGACATGACAATATTTATGTTGTAATGTATATACAAATAGAATCCTTAGGAGAAGAGATGAAAAATACTACAATAGTAGCAATATGCATAATAATATTAGTGTTCTTTGTAAGCTGTAAAGAACATAATTCCGAAAATTCCTCAAAAGAAAAGGTTATTTATAGCAAGAGCGATTCCTTGCAAAACGCTGTTTCAAAAAAAACCCCAGAAAAATTCGAAGGGTTAAGTAATGAGATGATTCAAAAAATAAAAACCCATACAACAGACCAAAAAATAGTGAGAGTAATAAAAAACTCTCGCGGTCTGGAAAGCCTTATGGGTCATCCTGTTATTGGAACTGTAACGGTAGTAAATCCAAATGGGAAAGTATTAAAAAATTTCCCCAATGATTTACACTATATGGGGGACGTTGTTATAGAAGACAACCTCAAACATATTTGGGTTTTTAGAAATTCTTTTGTGTCGCATAAGGGGGATCGTCTTGAAACTTTAGACGTATTAAGTAATGATGAAAGTGAATTGGATCAAACCAGTAACTATGCTTATGATCAAACTTTAGATATAAAATACAATCTTTCTATCCCATTTTCTAAACCAATTTTAGTAAATAACCAAAAAACCAAATCCATGCGATTCACTTCTGATAGTCTATCTATCAAAGAAAAAGAAACTTTTTCAAGTGAAAGCTTGGAAAGATATAAAATTATACAGAATGCTATAAACGAGACTATGTCTCGTATTGTAATACTTCAAGGTAAACTTGAAGATCCAATTG contains:
- a CDS encoding YbaB/EbfC family nucleoid-associated protein, giving the protein MSVFSKLNQIKDLKQQAKQMQSSLSQELVEVSRSGVVLKMDGNQKVQSINIPDGISNKELENIIPNLFNDAILKIQKIMSDKFKSGEIKMPDLNF
- a CDS encoding four helix bundle protein, which gives rise to MKSDLKNPDYNLEVRTTKFSNLVIELYKSITQDVINKPIITQLIKSGTSVGANYAEANNACSKNDFKNKIYICKKEICETKYWLKIIKDNNLTENSIIQNTQREAEELTLIFGKILSSLRNNSKLKNS
- the recR gene encoding recombination mediator RecR, whose protein sequence is MYSKHLQNLINQFTTLPGIGPKTAERLALFLASKPKAKIEEFTNSLEDLKNLKVCQLCHKFSDTNPCSICADSNRDKTTLCIVSSVQDLETIENTKKFNGLYHILGGLIDPISGITPDKLYIRELLNRVKTENTKEIIIAFDANIQGEATTNYIKNILANSTIKITRLARGIPMGSDIEYTDGITLSSALENRREIK
- the dnaB gene encoding replicative DNA helicase, giving the protein MNNFNTDTKDKIPPHNLEAEANVLGSVLIDPEAINKIADSINEDDFYKTAHRIIFKACISLYDKREPIDLLSVSNILTEENELENIGGKTYLASLSNSVVTASNVKYYAEIVQKKATLRRLIKASSEITSLAYNETENVDNVLDESEQKLFGISQKFLKQNFIAISSVLHDTFDRIDELHKNKGKLRGIPTGYVDLDNLLAGFQKSNLIIIAARPSVGKTSFALDIARHVATKNKECVGLFSLEMSKEELVDRILCAEAGVSLWKMRTGRLSDRDEHDDFPRIGNAMGTLAESKIFIDDSGSLNIMQIRTKARRLKLEHNLSLLIVDYLQLMESKANAESRVQEVAEITRGLKTIARELNIPIIALSQLSRAVEQFKPAIPKLAHLRESGSIEQDADVVMFIYRKAADRSYRFEDLTPEEKCTAEIHIAKHRNGPTGMVRLFFDQETVSFKSLEKGSSVPPPSQEY